A stretch of Prionailurus bengalensis isolate Pbe53 chromosome E4, Fcat_Pben_1.1_paternal_pri, whole genome shotgun sequence DNA encodes these proteins:
- the LOC122475907 gene encoding translation initiation factor IF-2-like: MWDTEAIWDIFCDNDSKDPFQPKKGLKDWVLSPGAALGRAGCGRFSFSTPTSLTPGSFTRPPSSALTFKQFPKPPLQKCATAPGPAHGAPAARHSSDSSAVTSPRPARLQPGSSGSKFRRSPARTPPPPPRRPAAPPRAPLGRIPPRPRPRAPRSLRLRPPAPPPGPGVGGATAAGACSVPSHRTAPSSLLSRPLAFPAARALAAPESSAQLFLPPPRASGRSRRSPGAGCRAPPRSAARPPGSGPRGAADTRWSRSVPPLPPHPSSAASWPRPPSGGTDNPVPRWLSFSPCRCAGIAAETSLPFRLLWLLPSAPPPPATGINSLGNWGSAAAATAADDSLSARDSGAPTGPCKQVSAVCGAGSRARGWGPPGRSGRPADGGDQRRQRQLAIGGPGRWQSGGGREVAGPQASSVPVGAARPEAHVWSGQ; this comes from the exons ATGTGGGACACTGAAGCAATCTGGGACATCTTCTGTGACAACGACTCCAAGGACCCTTTTCAACCTAAGAAAGGGCTAAAGGATTGGGTTTTGAGTCCTG GAGCGGCGCTAGGTCGTGCCGGCTGCGGTCGCTTTTCCTTCTCCACTCCCACGTCTCTGACTCCAGGGAGTTTCACCCGgcctccctcctcagccctcaCCTTTAAACAGTTCCCCAAGCCACCGCTCCAAAAGTGCGCGACTGCTCCCGGGCCTGCACACGGAGCTCCTGCCGCCCGGCATTCCTCGGATTCCAGCGCTGTGACGTCCCCGAGGCCGGCTCGCCTCCAGCCCGGGAGCTCGGGCTCCAAGTTTCGGCGCTCCCCCGCgcggacgccccccccccccccccgccgccccgccgccccgccgcgcGCGCCTCTCGGGCGCattcctccccgcccccggccgcgCGCCCCGCGCTCCCTCCGCCTCCGGCCCCCTGCGCCGCCGCccggcccgggggtggggggagccacgGCCGCCGGCGCCTGCTCCGTCCCCTCCCATCGCacggccccttcctccctcctctcccggCCGCTCGCATTTCCTGCCGCCCGGGCTCTCGCGGCCCCGGAAAGTTCTGCCCAACtttttctccccccgccccgagcGAGCGGGCGCAGCCGGCGCAGTCCGGGGGCAGGTTGCCGCGCTCCTCCTCGCTCCGCTGCCCGCCCTCCCGGCTCCGGTCCTCGGGGAGCCGCAGACACCCGGTGGTCGcggtctgtccctcccctcccacctcacccaTCCTCCGCGGCCTCCTGGCCCCGGCCCCCCTCCGGCGGGACAGACAACCCCGTGCCTAGGTGgctctccttttctccttgtcGGTGCGCCGGGATCGCGGCGGAAACCTCCCTCCCCTTTCGCCTcctctggctccttccctccgcccctcctccgCCAGCCACTGGAATCAATTCCTTAGGGAATTGgggctccgccgccgccgccaccgccgcggACGACAGCCTTTCCGCGCGGGACTCCGGGGCACCGACGGGGCCATGTAAGCAGGTAAGCGCCGTCTGCGGCGCGGGAAGTCGGGCCCGAGGTTGGGGGCCGCCAGGGCGCTCCGGGCGTCCGGCCGACGGCGGGGACCAACGCCGGCAGCGCCAGCTCGCGATCGGCGGCCCGGGACGCTGGCAGAGCGGTGGGGGGCGCGAGGTGGCCGGGCCGCAGGCGTCTTCTGTCCCGGTGGGAGCTGCCCGACCTGAGGCGCACGTCTGGTCTGGGCAGTGA